The genome window gattttgtttaatttataagcctaaaaagaaattaagctcacccatcatgctcatttcaaattcactctcCATTAGTtgagcaaattctttacttaacttatcagtagttgctccaaagattatatcatcaacatatatctgaactaccaagagatctttacctttttctttcaagaacaaagtattgtcaattttacctctcttgtagtcatgatcaagcaaaaactttgataatctttcataccatgctcttggcgcctgcttgagcccataaagtgctttgtcaagtttgtccacatgatcaggactctccttgctttcaaaccctggaggttgcttgacaaacacttcttcttttagatagccattgaggaaggcactcttgacatccatctggtgaagggtgaattccatgtaagcaacaaaggctataaggagtcttattgcttccaaccttgcaactggagcaaaggtttcatcatagtctatgccctcctcttggctatatccttgaaccaccaatcttgccttgttccttgtaactgttccatcctcatcaagcttgtttctgaagacccattttgtgccaattactgatctgtccaggggtcttggtaccagatgccaaacttgactcctttcaaattggttgagttcatcttgcattgcatttacccagtccgcatcctgcaaagcctcagaaacatttttaggttcaataagaaataagaaagcatcaaaatcacaaagattctttaatgaagattTGGTTTTGAATCCAGAGGTTTGAtaagtaattatgttctcaatgggatgagaactttgatacttgtaaggtttcacaaccaactaGTTTCCCCTTGATGTTCATTCAATGCTTTGTTGCTGTGGAACAGGTTCAGGGACAAGTTCCATTGAAGTTTGAGAattatttcctctttgttctattTCCCATGTCATGTTGCCCGGGATGGATGAacctgttccatcacctgttccttcctcCAATGtagcttcagtctgggctgtggtttcatttaagtttctaaccagcccaattgcttcatcatcatgttcctgtctctcagaaagaatgttagtttcatcaaaaatcacatgaacactttcttcaacacacatagttcttttgttatagactttataagctttactatgtgaagaatatcccaagaatactccctcatcacttctgggatcaaacttacctagggagtctttaccattgttgtgcacaaagcacttgcatccaaatgacctaagatgggatatatttggttttctccctttaagtaactcatagggagtcttctcaacaagaggtctagtcatgcatctgtttatgatatagcatgcagtatttacaacttctgcccagaagctatgaggcagtttactagaaagaagcatggTTCTAGCCATATCctcaagtgtcctattctttatttcaactactccattttgttgtggagttctaggAGCAGAAAAGTTATGATCTAtgtcatactcatcacaaaattcagcaaacttagcattttcaaattcagtgccatgatcagacctaattgatgcaagttgattacctagttgtttctgagtttttctaacaaaagaagtgaacatgtcaaatgcttcatctttagatattAAGAACAATGTCCAGGTAAACCTatagtaatcatcaacaagcaccatcacatatctcttatcacctctgcttaatgttctcattggaccacagagatccatatgaaccagttccatcgttctggtggtacttaccactttcttgcatttaaaagaggatcttacctgcttcctccttgcacaagcctcacaaactttgtcttccttgaacttaatgttaggcagtcctatcaccaagtccttagagactaatttgttgagttgactcagacttgcatgtccaagtctcttatgccaaaggaggggatcactgTCCATCACACTTAAGCAAGTTAGTTCATTTTATGACaatgtggacagatctacaatatatatattgttcacttttttttcctgcaaaacaatcttgtcagtggtaagattaatcacaaaacatttagttgaggtgaatgctaccaagttacctctatcacacatttgtgatacactaattagaTTGTGTTTCAGGCCGTCTATCAAATAGACATTCTCAATCGAGTGagagtcagtcttacctaccttaccaacccTAATGAtttcacctttcttcccatttccaaaggagacattacctcctttgaggtcTTTAAGTGAAAgaaactggttcttgcttcctgtcatgtgctttgagcagccactatccatgtactatatttggctgctccccttctctttgacctgcaaaaggaaatcaggggttagtcttaggaacccaaactagtttgggtccctttctataggcaaaaggataatacaaattctttttagcctaacctggcagcctatttttcccttgaccaaactttttattcttttgactagccttttcttttgcagtgcattcacttttatagtgaccagtcttaccacagtgtgtgcaaattttgttctTAGGAAGTGTGAGATACTTGCTAGGTGGCAGATTCCTAAAGCCaattcctcttctattgctactatgatgttcctaTAGCCATGACAGtacatcggaggacctgttctatttacaagttctgtctagttcatgctttaCTTTGCCTAGATCCTCTTTCAAgattcttacctgctcatccttcttatacaatgcatcttttagtttacctacattttcttctagagtgattTGTGTGCAATTAActgtcttcttacttgttcctaattttagttttaggtttcagatctaagttctaggacatttgattcaaatgcatgaatCTGGTTCTTTagtgcagtattttcacttacagtctcACTAACACTAAGTTCCAGGTTTttacactttgcttttaaaatcacacattccttagacagttgtttctttttgttatttatatcctcagattcatcaataaaatctagaagtaactcagatagcctttctttagataaaaacttaatcttgtcttttagATGGATAATACTTACTTTAGATTCCTTATCGGATTCTCCAATTgtcataagtgcttgttcatctccatcttcatcatctgagtcctcatctgagctttctccccaagcagcaactatagcctttgttgatcctttgtttttcttgggatgaacctgttccttctttctgtttcttTGTTTAGTTCTTTCCTTCGTCCATTTaatttcccattgagggcagtttttgatgtggtgatcagtcttctcacacttgtagcagccctcATTGGTTTGTTGTATcctccacttcttgaagaaccctttcctctcattaggtacttcttgaagtcctttgtgatcatagccattttatcttcctctagatcagaaccttcagtaaTTCTGAGTAccaggctcctttccttcttggcTACATCCATCTTTatggtttgccttctaagttcataagcagtgagatttccaattagctcatccaaaTTAAGAGtgacaatgttctttgattcctgaataacaatgattttgctctcccatgagactggcagaacccttgtcaaaatcttctcaactttgtcttcttcaagaataacccttccaagagacttaagttcatttgttagtgtggtgaaccttgtatacatctcttggatggttttCCCTTCCTTTAtagtgaaattctcatattgagaatatagtaaagttcctctggacctcttcacctgaggtgttccttGATGAGCAACTTGCAAAGTGTCCCAAatttccttagcagtagtacaGCTTTGAATTCTACTGTACTCGTCCGGACCAAGTCCACACACAAGCCATTTCTTGgatttagcattcttctcccattttctcaagtcctcagcagtgcaatcggctcttgtttttggcacatctactccttcagcattCTTCTTCATGGTAGCCAGGGGACCATCTGTAACTATGTCTCATAGCTCATAATCTTCTCTAATGATATGGTCTCTCATTTTGTTCTTCCACCAGGAGTAGTGCTGGccattgaagagtggtggcctagaaGTTAATTGTCCTTCCCAattttcaggtggtgcactcatcttgatcttctcctaaggtgcaCTCACCTTGATCCTCAAGGATAACcttctctgataccaattgatattttaacttcaataccacacaagagggggggagggatgatttgtgtggtgtccaattttttcgcgtgcacagattatagaaggacctggttcttctatgtgttccttatcctaCTGTTGCAGAATAATAAATGCATAAATTAAAGAACGTAAGGATTTTTACATGAAAAACAcatggctcaaaaggtgaaaaaatcacgacctacttccTAGTAGGATTTCCCCAAaactcttcactaaatcactaagccaaaaactgcatttataaaatacttttgtaaacctaggattaactctaatcccgttgtggcacacAACCTCTAAttattgcgacaacttcaagttaactctaacttgaatactctgagtacctattacaattacctttagataaagctgaaaggtataatatgaaaacacctactacaattgaactagaataaaagacagacacttggaattggttcttctatctggttcaagtagcttcaggttcgcacacttgaatcacacacgaacttcttgcaaaatgccttgctattttgctctcaattcacgtttaacttttTCTTTTATGCGTTACTGTAGAATGAGAActtcctgcgatttatagagttagtagagtagaaaaaactagagttataatgttactcttccttggtggaagagttctagttgatctcaacctctaactcctcccttatcttggataatgttctcgttgggtaaggagtccttctccttatcatttatgcaatcttttcgatcaggaaatatctattattatgccagatttcgtttatctcatgcatgtgcatctcacgtgctttgaatctgcccgtgtctatgcttACCAgtgatgaacctggttcatgcatgagcttcctttgtcaatcttcaaaactaaccttcacttaggccaacagTAGGAAATTAGACGACTAAACTTCACACAAAAATTAATCGCAACAGAGATAAATTGAGCAAACAGAAAAGTAAAAGAGGCGCAGCAGTTTTTATACTGTTTCAGTACCGCTATGGTACCTACGTTCAGTTCTCTTGGGTTCCAAGAGTTCTCTTAGATCTTCAGTAAGCTTTTATAACAGTGATGATTTTAGTACATTCACCACCAACGCTATACATTAACAAGGTTTTTTTCTAGTGTTGACACAACTCTTGTTTTATTTTCTAACTCTTCCTAGCTTTTGCGACACCTGTAGACTCAAgaatacattatttgtactaagaaATAGAAGGGTGTAGAAACATATGTGAAGTGGCATAATCTTCTTTGCCCTTCTATTTCTTCTTTTATAGCCTGACGAGTCTTCTGATTCCTTGTCTCCTGGGATCACATAGCAGCAATGATTGGAGGCATTTCCTTATGAGGCATAGATATTTAAGAGTGAGACCCAAGGGTAGCCTCATGAATCTATCTTGGAAAGGGAAGCTAGATTCATTCTTAATCTTGATGAATTGGTTCCTCCGTTTATCCTTGATTAGAGCTTCTGCAGATTGTCCTTGATTTGCTCTCTAACCGTGATTTGCTCTCTAGCCGTGATTAGCTCTCTTTCCTTTCTTGTGCGCTTGAGTATCTTTAGCAAGTCTGATTGATtgattttccttccttattcTTTGATTGATTGGTTTTCTCTCCATTTGATGCAAAGTTAGAAATACATAGCCGTTGGGTTCCTTTGATTTCCCatatgattttcttttctttcatcaATGTCGTTGCTCTTCGAATTTGCACACAATTAGATGTCATTAGTCAAGGCTCTTTTGATTATTGatcattattaaaattctaaacttaACACATTGTAACTATAGTTCAATTTTCTTTGAATTCGtttcacatgtgttggacttagCATTGCAAATAAACAAAATAGCATGTTttatcttactatatatatatatatatatatatatatatatatatatatatatatatatatatatatatatatatatatatatatttaaaaaaaagagGCCAATACATTAGTGAATGACCTGACAAGCACATAAGACTCGACTCAAGAAGAACccagtagtttttttttttgggaaaagGTCCAAAATTGCCCATCTACTATGGTATATTGTTTACTTCTGCCACCCGTTATGCTTTTCGTCCAAATCTATCACTATCGTTAACAAAGTTTGCATAATTGTCCCTAATTCTAACGGATCTACACTGTGGCAGCTGACCCACTCAATTTTCTCCATGTCAACTGCCAAGTTAGCGGGTCCCACCCAACCCCTCTAATATTCTTCATTTGAATAGTTGACCAAAAAAACTTCCCATTTCCCTATAGAATCTCCTTACGCCACCCCCTAAAAATGAAATCCTTTTCCaacacttttttatttttttccattCTTTCCCTTTACCTTTTTCCATTGCAGAGATTGTACCTCCACCAAAATGAAATCTAGTCTTCTTATCCCATTAACAAATGATCATTGCTGAAAAATTAGGGTTCATCAAAGGAATCACAATTGAAGACCTTCAATATGTCAACAATGGTGTTCTCTAATAATGGCTCTTGAAACCCACTACGGTATATTCTTTGGGTGTCTAAAAATTTCAAATTCCACTTAGATTAGTTGATTATTTATGGAGGAGATCGACCGGTTGTTGTCATTTTGAGCTTAATGTCGTGAATCAAACACTGATTTCGTGGATTTGAGTAAAAGATATTTGAACTCTATTTTTTTGGTCGTCGAAGTTCAAAGCTGGAAAAAGACTCAAGATCCTGAAATTTCTTGCTTCTTTTATACTAAAATCTAGTGGAGAAAACATATTTTGGATCTTAAAAAGGAAAGAATAACACTGGtgttcaaaaatttgaaaaataaatagcaATCACCATTGAAGGAGCTGTAAAAGAGCTCGAAAACATAAGATGGGTATTCTGATTTGTTGAAGTTTGAGCTAAGTGTTTTGGAGTTTGCTGGGAATATTCATGTAGAGAAGTTGTGGACGATCTGAGTCTGTTTGGTTAAAAAATTTATTTGGATCGAAATATTTGAAGTAAAGATGAAGAAGCAtggaggaaaaagaagaagaagcggccctttttgggattttttttttaatttgctgATTTAGTAAATAAgtgtaataaataaaatatatttttaaatagtgACATAGACTCTTACGTGACACTTTAATAAATGCAAT of Nicotiana tomentosiformis chromosome 7, ASM39032v3, whole genome shotgun sequence contains these proteins:
- the LOC138896178 gene encoding uncharacterized protein; the protein is MKKNAEGVDVPKTRADCTAEDLRKWEKNAKSKKWLVCGLGPDEYSRIQSCTTAKEIWDTLQVAHQGTPQVKRSRGTLLYSQYENFTIKEGKTIQEMYTRFTTLTNELKSLGRESKNIVTLNLDELIGNLTAYELRRQTIKMDVAKKERSLVLRITEGSDLEEDKMAMITKDFKKYLMRGKGSSRSGGYNKPMRAATSERTKQRNRKKEQVHPKKNKGSTKAIVAAWGESSDEDSDDEDGDEQALMTIGESDKESKVSIIHLKDKIKFLSKERLSELLLDFIDESEDINNKKKQLSKECVILKAKCKNLELSVSETVSENTALKNQIHAFESNVLELRSET